From a single Haloarcula sp. DT43 genomic region:
- the glmS gene encoding glutamine--fructose-6-phosphate transaminase (isomerizing), translating to MCGIIGCVGRGDETLDTLVHGLSKLEYRGYDSAGVALANSHIDMCKHSGKIADLREALSDRTLSGSVGIGHTRWSTHGPPTDENAHPHQDCTGDVAVVHNGIIENYQSLRDELVGAGHTFTSDTDTEVVPHLIEDALKDGADPEDAVREAIGRLNGSYAVAVVVAGCDSVFAARNDSPLVLGIDEGATYLASDVPAFRDFTDKVVYLADGEFARLNGDGWTVTDTDGTVVEKDVDTVQWDPEETGKSGYDHFMLKEIHEQPRALRQCLRGRVDELSGAVDIGDLGDLSPTGVQFVACGTSYHAALHGAQLFREAGIPSQAFLASEYATTTPPIGDALVVGVTQSGETADTLSALRAARRRGARTLAVTNVVGSTAARECDHALYIRAGPEIGVAATKTFASQLAALNLLALGTSSTGDARQVISALRDLPGHVQEVLDESAAQEIAELYQDANAYFFIGRGYQKPVALEGALKMKEITYKHAEGFASGELKHGPLALVTENTPVFAIVTGDDERARKTIGNVKEVEARDAPVVAITDGQSDVERYADHVLEIPETHPRAAAVLANTHLQLVSYHTAALLGRNIDKPRNLAKSVTVE from the coding sequence ATGTGTGGCATCATCGGTTGCGTCGGCCGCGGCGACGAAACTCTGGATACGCTCGTTCACGGCCTCTCGAAACTGGAGTACCGCGGGTACGACTCCGCCGGTGTCGCGCTGGCGAACAGTCATATCGACATGTGCAAACACTCCGGGAAAATCGCCGACCTGCGCGAGGCCCTCTCCGACCGGACGCTATCGGGCTCGGTCGGCATCGGCCACACCCGCTGGAGCACGCACGGGCCGCCGACCGACGAGAACGCTCACCCACACCAGGACTGCACCGGTGACGTCGCCGTCGTGCACAACGGCATCATCGAGAACTACCAGTCGCTCCGGGACGAACTCGTCGGAGCCGGCCACACCTTCACCTCCGACACCGACACGGAGGTCGTCCCCCACCTCATCGAGGATGCGCTGAAGGACGGTGCCGACCCCGAAGACGCCGTTCGCGAGGCCATCGGCCGCCTCAACGGGAGCTACGCCGTCGCCGTCGTCGTCGCCGGCTGTGATTCGGTGTTCGCCGCCCGGAACGACTCGCCGCTCGTCTTGGGTATCGACGAGGGCGCGACCTACTTGGCGAGTGACGTGCCTGCTTTCCGGGATTTCACCGACAAGGTCGTCTACCTCGCCGACGGGGAGTTCGCCCGCCTCAACGGCGACGGGTGGACGGTCACCGACACCGACGGCACCGTCGTCGAGAAGGACGTCGACACCGTCCAGTGGGACCCCGAGGAAACCGGCAAGAGCGGCTACGACCACTTCATGCTCAAGGAAATCCACGAGCAACCGCGCGCACTCCGGCAGTGCCTGCGGGGTCGCGTGGACGAACTCTCCGGGGCGGTCGACATCGGTGACCTCGGGGACCTCTCCCCGACCGGCGTCCAGTTCGTCGCCTGCGGGACCTCCTACCACGCCGCCCTGCACGGCGCGCAACTGTTCCGCGAGGCGGGCATCCCTTCCCAGGCGTTCCTCGCCAGCGAGTACGCGACCACGACGCCGCCCATCGGCGACGCCCTGGTCGTCGGCGTCACACAGAGCGGCGAGACCGCGGACACGCTCTCGGCACTCCGGGCGGCGCGCCGCCGGGGCGCGCGCACGCTCGCCGTCACGAACGTCGTCGGCTCCACCGCGGCCCGCGAGTGCGACCACGCGCTGTACATCCGTGCCGGCCCCGAAATCGGCGTCGCCGCGACCAAGACCTTCGCCTCGCAGCTGGCCGCGCTGAACCTGCTCGCGCTCGGAACGTCCTCGACCGGCGACGCCCGGCAGGTCATCAGCGCGCTCCGTGACCTCCCCGGCCACGTCCAGGAGGTGCTCGACGAGTCCGCTGCCCAGGAGATCGCCGAACTGTACCAGGACGCCAACGCCTACTTCTTCATCGGCCGCGGGTATCAGAAGCCCGTAGCGCTGGAGGGTGCACTGAAGATGAAAGAGATCACCTACAAGCACGCCGAGGGCTTCGCGTCCGGCGAACTCAAACACGGCCCGCTGGCGCTGGTGACCGAGAACACCCCGGTGTTCGCCATCGTGACCGGCGACGACGAGCGCGCCCGAAAGACCATCGGGAACGTCAAGGAGGTCGAAGCCCGCGACGCCCCGGTCGTCGCGATTACCGACGGGCAAAGCGACGTCGAGCGGTACGCCGACCACGTGCTCGAGATTCCCGAGACCCACCCGCGAGCCGCTGCCGTGCTGGCGAACACGCACCTGCAGCTAGTGTCGTATCACACGGCCGCGCTGCTGGGGCGAAACATCGACAAACCCCGGAACCTGGCGAAAAGCGTGACGGTGGAGTGA
- a CDS encoding bacterio-opsin activator domain-containing protein gives MDGPADRIGERGYERLRRAAETHRADLVLRLGAEVGLRPAEMTAVRLADVAEFEGHRLLSVRAEGEVVRETYLPDAVEHDMRKYANAAGRADDEPLFSVSPRRLQMLVSEVADRAADAAPHLREASSRDLRWRFAAALLDDGVPPDVVCALGGWDRLDRLDPLLDEPDREAIVAAVDGAGERVTPGECRNPADWVGAVSEALAAAATGEAIAATVCDHLTGAAGFEFAWLAERTGDGLTPRAATDVDEAAVERQLDAHVESVAAPLDVGEVRVVDDSTGPVALVPLVRENAVSGVLGVGTDGGLADAERAVLAALGVQTGHAQVAAERKRLLLADTVTELEFHCGDERTFTAGVSGALQCTVELSGVVPVADQSLLYYLMVEGASADAILSYAADVDGVADARLLEEHSDGALLEVVVTDTPALRLVESGGRIRSVTATDGVATIGVELPSEADIRPTVNAVTDAYPETSLAAKRETERPAETDTGFRDRLTDTLSDRQETVLRAAYHSGYFEWPRGSTAEELADSLDVSSPTLHNHLRKAQQKVLTAFFDDRPTEPRRPTDG, from the coding sequence ATGGACGGCCCAGCGGACCGAATCGGCGAGCGAGGGTACGAACGGCTCCGGCGCGCAGCCGAGACGCACCGCGCGGACCTCGTGCTCCGACTCGGCGCGGAGGTCGGGCTCCGTCCGGCCGAGATGACGGCCGTGCGGCTGGCCGACGTCGCCGAGTTCGAGGGGCACCGCCTGCTTTCCGTCCGGGCGGAGGGCGAGGTCGTACGCGAGACGTACCTTCCGGACGCGGTCGAACACGACATGCGGAAGTACGCGAACGCGGCCGGGAGAGCCGACGACGAGCCGCTGTTTTCGGTCTCCCCGCGGCGGCTCCAGATGCTCGTCAGCGAGGTGGCCGACCGCGCCGCCGACGCGGCCCCGCACCTGCGCGAGGCGTCCTCGCGCGACCTCCGGTGGCGGTTCGCGGCGGCGCTGCTCGACGACGGGGTCCCGCCGGACGTGGTCTGTGCGCTCGGCGGCTGGGACCGGCTCGACCGGCTCGACCCCTTGCTCGACGAGCCGGACCGCGAGGCCATCGTCGCGGCCGTCGACGGGGCCGGCGAGCGTGTCACCCCGGGCGAGTGCCGAAACCCCGCGGACTGGGTCGGGGCAGTCAGCGAGGCGCTCGCGGCAGCCGCGACCGGGGAGGCGATTGCGGCGACGGTCTGTGACCACCTGACGGGGGCCGCGGGCTTCGAGTTCGCCTGGCTCGCCGAACGGACCGGCGACGGGCTGACGCCGCGTGCGGCGACGGACGTCGACGAGGCGGCCGTCGAGCGGCAACTCGACGCTCACGTCGAGTCGGTCGCCGCCCCGCTCGACGTGGGCGAGGTTCGCGTCGTCGACGACAGCACTGGACCGGTCGCGCTGGTCCCGCTCGTCAGGGAAAACGCCGTCTCCGGCGTGCTCGGCGTCGGGACTGACGGGGGACTCGCCGACGCGGAACGGGCCGTTCTGGCCGCGCTGGGCGTCCAGACCGGCCACGCGCAGGTCGCCGCCGAGCGCAAACGGCTCCTGCTTGCCGACACGGTGACCGAACTGGAGTTTCACTGTGGGGACGAGCGGACCTTCACCGCCGGAGTTTCCGGGGCGTTGCAGTGTACAGTCGAACTGTCCGGGGTCGTCCCCGTCGCGGACCAGTCGCTGCTGTACTACCTGATGGTCGAGGGTGCCTCGGCCGACGCGATACTGTCGTACGCGGCCGACGTCGACGGCGTGGCCGACGCTAGACTCCTGGAAGAGCACAGCGACGGCGCGTTGCTGGAGGTGGTCGTGACCGACACGCCGGCGTTGCGGTTGGTCGAGAGCGGCGGCCGCATCCGCTCCGTGACGGCCACCGACGGCGTGGCGACCATCGGCGTCGAACTCCCCAGCGAGGCCGACATCAGACCGACGGTCAACGCCGTCACCGACGCCTACCCCGAGACCTCGCTGGCGGCGAAGCGGGAGACGGAGCGGCCGGCCGAGACCGACACCGGCTTCCGCGACCGGCTGACAGACACCCTCTCTGACCGCCAGGAGACCGTCCTCCGGGCGGCCTACCACAGCGGCTACTTCGAGTGGCCCCGCGGGTCGACCGCCGAGGAGCTGGCGGACTCGCTCGACGTGTCGTCGCCGACGCTACACAACCACCTCAGGAAGGCACAGCAGAAGGTCCTGACTGCGTTTTTCGACGACCGGCCGACGGAGCCGCGGCGACCGACGGACGGGTGA
- a CDS encoding sugar transferase codes for MDSGWRYRVASVAGVVVLTAAAVAVVNNAAVQSIATTIPVLGRLPTDPPTGSEFTFELLVTIAVVVSVFFPLYKPRPRRILDAIALAQKRVLVAALVLATIGYFDYTYRLPRLTVVLVTPLLLVTLPAWFVWIRERPSPNGERTVVVGDDLEVIEEVASEVDETLLGYLCPTSVVTTTEQMEAIADGGIRSGGLERLGGLSRIEDILVEYDVDTVVLAFEHADRAEFFGALDACYEYGVHAKVHRDHADSVLTANDELATLVDVEIEPWDVQDYILKRAFDVVFATVGLLLLSPVIIVIAVAIKMDDGGSILYTQERTAVFGEAFNIYKFRSMSPDEESATPVADEENNRITDVGKVLRRTHLDETPQLWSILVGDMSVVGPRAVWTAEESLLEADTRSWRQRWFVKPGLTGLAQVNDIKSTNPSEKLRLDLKYIREQSFTFDLKLVIRQVWKVVGDVLTVVRTAISP; via the coding sequence ATGGATAGTGGCTGGCGATACCGGGTCGCGAGCGTCGCCGGCGTCGTCGTGCTGACAGCGGCCGCTGTCGCGGTCGTCAACAACGCGGCCGTCCAGTCGATAGCGACCACCATCCCGGTGCTCGGTCGGCTCCCAACCGACCCCCCGACGGGGTCCGAGTTCACGTTCGAGCTCTTGGTCACAATCGCGGTCGTCGTCAGCGTGTTCTTCCCGCTGTACAAGCCCCGCCCGCGCCGGATTCTCGACGCGATTGCGCTGGCGCAAAAGCGGGTGCTCGTAGCTGCTCTCGTGTTGGCGACAATCGGCTATTTCGACTACACGTACCGACTCCCGCGCTTGACCGTCGTGTTGGTGACCCCGCTGTTACTTGTCACACTGCCCGCGTGGTTCGTCTGGATCCGGGAGCGGCCGTCGCCGAACGGCGAGCGCACCGTCGTCGTCGGCGATGACCTCGAAGTGATCGAAGAGGTCGCCAGTGAGGTCGACGAGACGCTCCTGGGGTATCTCTGTCCGACAAGTGTTGTTACGACGACAGAGCAAATGGAAGCCATCGCGGACGGCGGCATCCGCTCCGGAGGGCTGGAACGGTTGGGCGGGCTCTCACGGATCGAGGACATCCTCGTGGAATACGACGTCGACACCGTCGTGTTGGCGTTCGAACACGCCGACAGGGCGGAGTTCTTCGGCGCGCTCGATGCCTGTTACGAGTACGGCGTCCACGCGAAAGTTCATCGGGACCACGCGGATTCCGTGTTGACCGCCAACGATGAGTTGGCAACACTGGTCGATGTGGAAATCGAGCCGTGGGACGTTCAGGACTACATCCTGAAACGAGCGTTTGATGTCGTGTTTGCGACGGTCGGGCTGCTACTCTTGTCGCCTGTTATCATCGTGATCGCGGTCGCTATCAAAATGGATGACGGCGGATCGATCCTGTACACACAGGAACGAACCGCGGTGTTCGGTGAGGCTTTCAACATCTACAAATTCAGAAGTATGTCCCCGGACGAGGAGTCGGCGACGCCGGTCGCGGACGAAGAGAACAACCGTATTACTGATGTCGGGAAGGTACTCCGCCGAACGCATCTGGACGAAACGCCACAGCTCTGGTCTATTCTCGTTGGAGACATGAGCGTGGTCGGGCCACGGGCGGTCTGGACGGCCGAAGAGTCCTTACTAGAGGCCGATACGCGGTCCTGGCGTCAGCGGTGGTTCGTCAAACCTGGGCTAACTGGCTTGGCACAGGTGAACGACATCAAGAGTACAAACCCCTCTGAAAAACTCCGTCTCGACCTGAAATACATCCGCGAACAGTCCTTCACTTTCGACCTGAAGTTGGTTATCCGGCAGGTCTGGAAAGTGGTTGGAGATGTGCTTACTGTTGTTCGAACGGCGATATCTCCATAG
- the acs gene encoding acetate--CoA ligase, translating into MTRGDEPGRDRSRAGRETVEPPDWFVEQANVTDPAVYDRFEREWPDCWREAAELLDWEMPYETVFRGTDGPPFEWFPGGRLNAAYNCLDRHLPERKNQLALVWEGHLGESRTYTYLELYREVNAFAAALRERGVGPDDVVTLYLPMVPELPVAMLACARLGVPHNVVFAGFSADALATRMERAESEYLVTCDGYYRRGSAVAQKNKADNARIAVDHDVSVVVLDRLGRDVHLGDDYDDYHDLLAAHEGAEVEPISRAADDPLFRIYTSGTTGRPKAVTHTTGGYLAHVAWTARSVLDIKPEDTYWCSADIGWITGHSYIVYGPLALGTTTVLYNGTADHPEKDRLWELIEKYAVDVFYTAPTAVRAFMKWGKEYPEKHDLSSLRLLGTVGEPMDARAWEWYREHIGGGECPIVDTWWQTETGAVLVSTLPGVDGMKPGAAGTPLPGIEASVVDRSGAAAGPNAAGELVVTRPWPGMPRALLEGTGWGSVPDDSHEWRYYPEDSVSVDEDGYITFLGRIDDAINVAGRRFSTKELESTVAGVTGVAEAAVVGADDETTGTAVYAFASPEDGYAESELRAAIEEAIVDAIGGIARPKEIVFTPDLPKTRSGKVMRRLLTAVANDEDLGDTSALRNPEILGEIQSTTSGE; encoded by the coding sequence ATGACACGGGGTGACGAACCGGGTCGGGACCGGTCCCGCGCGGGGCGCGAGACAGTCGAGCCACCGGACTGGTTCGTCGAGCAGGCGAACGTGACGGACCCGGCTGTCTACGACCGCTTCGAACGGGAGTGGCCCGATTGCTGGCGCGAGGCCGCCGAGTTGCTCGACTGGGAGATGCCCTACGAAACCGTGTTCCGCGGGACGGACGGACCGCCGTTCGAGTGGTTCCCCGGTGGCCGGTTAAACGCCGCGTACAACTGCCTCGACCGGCACCTCCCCGAGCGGAAGAACCAGCTCGCGCTGGTCTGGGAGGGCCACCTCGGCGAGTCCCGCACCTACACCTACTTGGAGCTGTACCGGGAGGTCAACGCCTTCGCCGCGGCGCTGCGCGAGCGCGGCGTCGGCCCGGACGACGTGGTGACGCTGTACCTGCCGATGGTGCCCGAACTCCCGGTGGCGATGCTCGCCTGCGCGCGGCTCGGCGTGCCACACAACGTCGTCTTCGCCGGCTTCTCCGCGGACGCGCTGGCGACGCGCATGGAGCGGGCCGAGTCGGAGTATCTCGTCACCTGCGACGGCTACTACCGCCGCGGTAGCGCCGTCGCCCAGAAGAACAAGGCGGACAACGCGCGCATCGCCGTCGACCACGACGTGTCGGTCGTCGTGCTGGACCGACTCGGCCGCGACGTGCATTTAGGCGACGACTACGACGACTATCACGACCTGCTGGCGGCCCACGAGGGGGCCGAAGTCGAACCCATCTCGCGGGCGGCGGACGACCCGCTCTTTCGTATCTACACGTCGGGGACGACCGGCCGCCCCAAAGCCGTCACCCACACGACCGGCGGGTATCTCGCCCACGTCGCCTGGACCGCCCGGTCGGTGCTCGACATCAAGCCCGAAGACACCTACTGGTGTTCGGCCGACATCGGCTGGATTACCGGCCACTCCTACATCGTCTACGGCCCGCTCGCGCTCGGGACCACGACGGTGCTGTACAACGGCACCGCGGACCACCCCGAGAAAGACCGGCTGTGGGAACTCATCGAGAAGTACGCCGTCGACGTGTTCTACACCGCGCCGACGGCCGTCCGCGCGTTCATGAAGTGGGGCAAGGAGTACCCCGAGAAACACGACCTCTCCAGCCTGCGCCTGCTTGGCACCGTCGGTGAACCGATGGACGCGCGCGCCTGGGAGTGGTACCGCGAGCACATCGGCGGTGGCGAGTGCCCCATCGTCGACACCTGGTGGCAGACCGAAACCGGCGCGGTGCTCGTGTCGACGCTGCCGGGCGTCGACGGAATGAAGCCGGGGGCGGCGGGAACGCCGCTCCCGGGTATCGAGGCGTCCGTCGTCGACCGCTCGGGTGCGGCGGCCGGGCCGAACGCGGCCGGCGAACTCGTCGTGACGCGCCCCTGGCCGGGGATGCCCCGGGCGCTGCTGGAGGGGACTGGCTGGGGCAGCGTGCCGGACGACAGTCACGAGTGGCGGTACTACCCGGAGGACAGCGTCTCGGTCGACGAGGACGGCTACATCACGTTCCTCGGGCGCATCGACGACGCGATAAACGTCGCCGGCCGGCGGTTCAGCACCAAGGAACTGGAGTCGACGGTCGCGGGCGTCACCGGCGTCGCCGAGGCCGCCGTCGTCGGTGCCGACGACGAGACGACCGGAACAGCAGTGTACGCCTTCGCCTCCCCGGAGGACGGCTACGCTGAAAGCGAACTCCGGGCGGCCATCGAGGAGGCCATCGTCGACGCCATCGGCGGTATCGCCCGACCCAAGGAGATAGTGTTCACGCCCGACCTCCCGAAGACGCGCTCGGGCAAGGTTATGCGCCGCCTGCTGACGGCAGTGGCAAACGACGAGGACCTGGGCGACACCAGCGCGCTGCGCAACCCCGAAATCCTCGGCGAAATCCAGTCGACGACGAGCGGGGAGTGA
- a CDS encoding CheF family chemotaxis protein: MSDTEKKIADTKGQFLQAVSQGQRLTDAEWRNCRIILTTERVALLGDDKRQISLTDIDRIADRFDVNQQSAGVSEYIALYVGEDVILVSASDHEAFETDFYRASLDGAIVLVQHPALKGGVVQSAEWTKGRLKVGDEALKLAMADGQAVVVDRADIGDLAVEEKQVNGEERTVIQVEHSEDDISVETHLAGEEFHATVLRTMLEESAEQNRADLDLSSTEKRVIMALHSGVSPFDIPNFVGISVEKTEEIFDRLIELDVISVLRERTEVNLTTKGRRVAGERMGEQ, from the coding sequence ATGAGCGACACCGAAAAGAAGATCGCCGACACGAAAGGACAGTTCCTTCAGGCGGTCTCACAGGGCCAGCGCCTCACCGACGCCGAGTGGCGAAACTGCCGCATCATCCTCACCACCGAGCGGGTCGCCCTGCTGGGCGACGACAAGCGACAGATATCGCTGACCGACATCGACCGCATCGCCGACCGGTTCGACGTGAACCAGCAAAGCGCCGGCGTCTCCGAGTACATCGCGCTCTACGTCGGCGAGGACGTGATCCTCGTGTCGGCGTCGGACCACGAGGCCTTCGAGACCGACTTCTACCGGGCGAGCCTCGACGGCGCAATCGTGCTGGTCCAACATCCCGCACTGAAAGGCGGCGTCGTCCAGTCCGCCGAGTGGACGAAAGGCCGGCTGAAAGTCGGCGACGAGGCGCTGAAACTCGCGATGGCCGACGGGCAGGCCGTCGTCGTCGACCGCGCCGACATCGGCGACCTCGCCGTCGAGGAGAAACAGGTCAACGGCGAGGAGCGAACGGTCATCCAGGTCGAACACAGCGAGGACGACATCAGCGTCGAGACCCACCTCGCGGGCGAGGAGTTCCACGCCACCGTCCTCCGGACGATGCTCGAGGAGAGCGCCGAGCAGAACCGCGCCGACCTGGACCTGAGTTCGACGGAGAAACGGGTCATCATGGCGCTGCACTCCGGCGTCTCGCCGTTCGACATCCCCAACTTCGTCGGCATCTCCGTCGAGAAGACCGAGGAGATATTCGACCGCCTCATCGAACTCGACGTGATAAGCGTGCTCCGCGAGCGAACGGAAGTGAACCTGACGACGAAGGGCCGTCGGGTCGCCGGCGAGCGGATGGGCGAACAGTAG
- the acs gene encoding acetate--CoA ligase, which yields MSDEDVQLEARLEEQEVFEPPESFVEQANVTDEGIYDEFTENWPECWEGAADLLDWEEDYDQVLDDSNPPFYEWFTDGTLNASTNCLDRHLDERGDEAAIEWVGEPVEEDNITYTYEELHRKVNEFAAGLREMGVGEGDVVTMYMPMIPQLPIAMLACARIGAPHSVVFAGFSADALATRMNSADSEYLVTCDGYYRRGDPLDHLSKANEGLGGVDHEVERAIVAERLMDGDGFDHDYADNQVAFEDVVADNEGATVEPVDRDAEDMLFLMYTSGTTGKPKGVKHSTGGYLAWAAWTSQAVLDIKPEDTYFCSADIGWITGHSYIVYGPLALGTTTMMYEGTPDYPDKDRLWDIVEEYEADQLYTAPTAIRAFMKWGKEYPEKHDLSSLRLLGTVGEPINPRAWKWYYKHIGGEECPVVDTWWQTETGGMMITTLPGVKDMKPGSAGPPLPGNDVRIVDTEGDEVEPGRAGYLTVDKPWPGMLRTLYKNDERFIDEYWAEYSDTDSDDSDDWVYFPEDGAKIDEDGYITVLGRVDDVINVSGHRLGTMEIESAIVGVEGVAEAAVVGGDHDIKGEAVYAYVITEDGYEETEELRSAIIDGVEDAIGPIARPEAVIFTPELPKTRSGKIMRRLLEDIANGEELGDTSTLRNPEVVSDIERKVQGD from the coding sequence ATGTCAGATGAAGATGTCCAACTAGAAGCGCGGCTCGAGGAGCAGGAGGTTTTCGAGCCCCCGGAGTCGTTCGTCGAGCAGGCGAACGTCACGGACGAGGGTATCTACGACGAGTTTACCGAGAACTGGCCGGAGTGTTGGGAGGGTGCCGCCGACCTCCTCGACTGGGAAGAGGACTACGACCAGGTACTGGACGACTCGAACCCGCCGTTCTACGAGTGGTTCACCGACGGGACACTGAACGCGTCGACGAACTGCCTCGACCGACACCTCGACGAGCGCGGCGACGAAGCCGCAATCGAGTGGGTAGGTGAGCCGGTCGAGGAGGACAACATCACCTACACCTACGAGGAGCTCCACCGGAAGGTAAACGAGTTCGCGGCCGGGCTGCGCGAGATGGGCGTCGGCGAGGGCGACGTGGTCACGATGTACATGCCGATGATTCCGCAGCTGCCAATCGCCATGCTGGCCTGTGCCCGCATCGGCGCGCCCCACTCCGTCGTCTTCGCCGGCTTCTCCGCGGACGCGCTGGCGACGCGGATGAACTCCGCCGACTCGGAGTATCTCGTCACCTGCGACGGCTACTACCGGCGTGGCGACCCGCTCGACCACCTCTCGAAGGCCAACGAGGGACTGGGTGGCGTCGACCACGAGGTCGAACGCGCCATCGTCGCCGAGCGCCTGATGGACGGCGACGGCTTCGACCACGACTACGCCGACAACCAGGTCGCCTTCGAGGACGTCGTCGCCGACAACGAGGGCGCGACGGTCGAACCGGTCGACCGCGACGCCGAGGACATGCTGTTCCTCATGTACACCTCCGGGACGACCGGGAAGCCGAAGGGAGTCAAACACTCCACCGGCGGCTACCTGGCCTGGGCGGCCTGGACCTCGCAGGCGGTGCTCGACATCAAGCCCGAGGACACGTACTTCTGCTCGGCCGACATCGGCTGGATTACCGGCCACTCTTACATCGTCTACGGCCCGCTCGCGCTCGGGACCACGACGATGATGTACGAGGGCACGCCGGACTACCCCGACAAGGACCGCCTCTGGGACATCGTCGAGGAGTACGAGGCCGACCAGCTCTACACCGCGCCGACGGCCATCCGCGCGTTCATGAAGTGGGGCAAGGAGTACCCCGAGAAACACGACCTCTCCAGCCTGCGCCTGCTTGGCACCGTCGGCGAGCCCATCAACCCCCGCGCCTGGAAGTGGTACTACAAGCACATCGGGGGCGAGGAGTGTCCGGTCGTCGACACCTGGTGGCAGACCGAGACCGGCGGCATGATGATAACGACGCTGCCCGGCGTCAAGGACATGAAACCGGGGTCGGCCGGCCCGCCGCTGCCGGGTAACGACGTACGTATCGTCGACACCGAGGGCGACGAGGTCGAACCCGGCCGCGCCGGCTACCTGACCGTCGACAAGCCCTGGCCCGGGATGCTCCGGACGCTGTACAAGAACGACGAGCGCTTCATCGACGAGTACTGGGCCGAGTACTCCGACACCGACAGCGACGACTCCGACGACTGGGTGTACTTCCCCGAGGACGGCGCGAAGATAGACGAGGACGGCTACATCACCGTCCTCGGTCGCGTCGACGACGTCATCAACGTCTCCGGTCACCGACTCGGGACGATGGAAATCGAGAGCGCCATCGTCGGCGTCGAGGGCGTCGCCGAGGCAGCCGTCGTCGGCGGCGACCACGACATCAAGGGCGAGGCAGTGTACGCCTACGTCATCACCGAGGACGGCTACGAGGAGACCGAGGAGCTCCGGAGCGCGATTATCGACGGCGTCGAGGACGCTATCGGCCCAATCGCCCGTCCGGAGGCCGTAATCTTCACGCCGGAACTGCCGAAGACCCGCTCCGGGAAGATAATGCGTCGGCTACTCGAAGACATCGCCAACGGCGAGGAGCTTGGCGACACGAGCACCCTGCGAAACCCCGAGGTCGTGAGCGACATCGAGCGGAAGGTCCAGGGAGACTGA
- the glmU gene encoding bifunctional sugar-1-phosphate nucleotidylyltransferase/acetyltransferase gives MHIDTAVVLAAGEGTRLRPLTRNRPKPMLPAANRPILEHVFDALVEAGIEELVVVVGYKRDRVQDHFGPTYRGVPVTYVSQTKQLGSGHALLQARSVVDDPLLVMNGDRLVDAATIEAVDASYAEAGHTSIAVLERQDTSRYGAVEVQDGDIVDIVEKPRHDDFRLINGGVYAFGSDVFEAIDDTTRHAGELALTDTIELLLESDRVRAVEVDGMWVDATYPWDLLTVAREVLARGRVVESARDEQVWVDTSARVHDEAVLQSPVVIGPDCEVGPDAVIGPDVALGRNVTVGANSVVQHTVLDADTRVDPSSTLVDTVTGQDVNLGVNTVVPGGPADVQVGTDVFEDQRLGAVIADRAAALGDVSFVSGSLVGPNARLATGVTVDGTVPEGAEVVR, from the coding sequence ATGCACATCGATACGGCTGTGGTCCTCGCCGCGGGCGAAGGGACTCGTCTGCGGCCGTTGACGCGAAACCGGCCCAAGCCTATGTTGCCGGCCGCGAACCGGCCGATTCTCGAACACGTGTTCGACGCCCTGGTCGAGGCGGGTATCGAGGAACTGGTCGTCGTCGTCGGCTACAAGCGCGACCGGGTTCAGGACCACTTCGGCCCGACGTACCGCGGCGTGCCCGTCACGTACGTGAGCCAGACGAAACAGCTCGGCAGCGGCCACGCGCTGCTGCAGGCCCGCAGCGTGGTCGACGACCCTCTGCTGGTGATGAACGGCGACCGGCTCGTCGACGCGGCCACCATCGAGGCGGTAGACGCTTCCTACGCGGAGGCCGGGCACACGAGCATCGCCGTACTCGAACGGCAGGACACCAGCCGGTACGGCGCGGTCGAAGTACAGGACGGCGACATCGTCGACATCGTCGAAAAGCCCCGGCACGACGACTTCCGCCTCATCAACGGCGGGGTGTACGCCTTCGGCAGCGACGTCTTCGAGGCTATCGACGACACGACGCGCCACGCCGGGGAACTGGCGCTGACAGACACCATCGAACTCCTGCTGGAGTCCGACCGCGTCCGGGCGGTCGAGGTCGACGGGATGTGGGTCGACGCGACCTACCCGTGGGACCTGCTGACCGTCGCCCGCGAGGTGCTTGCCAGGGGGCGGGTCGTCGAGTCGGCCCGCGACGAACAGGTCTGGGTAGACACCTCCGCGCGCGTCCACGACGAGGCCGTCCTCCAGTCACCGGTCGTCATCGGCCCGGACTGCGAGGTCGGCCCCGACGCAGTCATCGGCCCTGACGTGGCGCTCGGCCGCAACGTCACTGTCGGAGCCAACAGCGTCGTCCAACACACCGTCCTCGACGCGGACACGCGCGTCGACCCGAGTTCGACCCTCGTCGACACCGTCACCGGTCAGGACGTGAACCTCGGCGTCAACACGGTCGTCCCAGGCGGCCCGGCCGACGTGCAGGTCGGCACGGACGTGTTCGAAGACCAGCGGCTCGGCGCTGTCATCGCCGACCGCGCCGCCGCGCTCGGTGACGTGAGCTTCGTCTCAGGGTCGCTCGTGGGACCGAACGCCCGGCTCGCCACCGGCGTCACAGTCGACGGAACTGTCCCCGAGGGCGCGGAGGTGGTCCGCTGA